TGTCGTAACTGGTCAAGTTTTCGGACTTAAAATTTCTTCCACTTTATTGTACTTAGCTGCTACTGTAATGTTGGTGGTCATGAATAAATTACAACCATCCCAACTCGCTGAAGAACAACGAATCGCGGTTAGATTGTTCCAAAATCTCCTTAACCAAATCGACACAACTTTATCAATCGGTCACCCTGTGACTAGTGATGTTCAGGAAGCTATGGATAATATCTTGGCTCTTGACAAAGCATATCCTCTTCCCATTCTCGGTATAATGCTCGATAAATTCCCATCTTCTGTCGAACCTGCTGTGTGGTGGCCTCAACAACGACGAATACAAGTCAAGAAGATTAATCAAAATATAAACAATTGGAATGGTTGGAACGGGAAATTGGAGGAAGAAATGAGAGAAATAATGGGAATTTTAGAGAAAAAAGATCAAGAAGAATATATTAGGCTAGGGAAAAAGGCTTTGAAATTGAATAAGATTTTAGCCATTTGTGGTCCTTTAATAACAGGGCTAGGAGCCATTGGCTCTGCTTTTGTGGGATCTTGGGCAGCTGTGGTAGGTATTGTGGCGGGGGCGTTGGCGACGATCGTTAACACAATTCAACATGGTGGACAAGTTGGAATGGTTTTTGAAATGTATAGGAATAATGCAGGTTTTTTTAAGTATATGCAAGAAAATATTGAATTTAATTTGATGGAAAAAGATGTTGGGAGAAGGGAAAATGGTGAAGTGTTTGAATTGAAGGTAGCTTTGATGTTAGGTAGGAGTTTATTAGAAGTAAGAAATCTTGCTAATGCTTCTTCTTGGAAAGGAGAACAACTAGATGAATTTGCTAGCAAGCTTTTTTAGTACTATGATTTTTTATCATCTAACTTATTGGACAGAACCAGGTACATATTTTGTTATGTTTATATATGCATGTAGATCTACTAATGTATTCTTTTGTTCAATTAACAATGTGTAAGAGTTCTGGTTAGGTTTTTTCTCCCACACAGTTGTAAATAGACAAACGATTCAATTCAAACCACTCCATTGTATCCACTAGTACAATTGCACCCTGCCTTAATAATCACTAAGGGTGACAAATAGGCGGGTTGAGCTGAATTTGAGCGGGTCAAGATGAGTTATGTCAATAAATGAGTCATTGCCCAGCCCACTCAACCCAACCCAATTCAAAGTGTACTTGGACTATGATGGGCTAAACAATGGGTCATAGCCCAACCTGCCCAACTTGACCCATATTAATTCCATATGATTAAGAGATGAGAGGGACCCTCCAACAAAAATCTCATTAATGAAGTTGGTATTTCCAGAGCGACTCAAACTTTGTGTTCAAATTGTCACTTCAAAGATGTGTACCTTGTTAGCTATCTCGTCGTTATTTGAGGAACATATAGTTTTAAGAAATAATATTTTCGTATTTAATACTTCAAATTTAGTTATGAAACGATTATTTTTTTAGTTGCAGCTCCTTTGACTAAGTTAATTCAGAAAGGTATACCTTTTAGACGGTGTGATGAGAGCTATCAGAAGATCAAGATTACTTTGACTACGATCCAGTATTGGTGTTGCCTACAAGTTTGGAGTCATACACATCGTACTGTGACGCTTCACGCATTGGTTTTGGTAGCGTCAGAAGCGGACCCCGAATTTAAAAGTGGTGGGGATACCACTATCGAATAAAAATTTGAGCAAATACTCGAGTAGGAATCGAACCCAGACAACACATTGAAAGTCAAGTTGTATCCCCCTAAATCGACCAATACAGTTGTCTAAATTTTGAGTGTCAGGGTGCCAATCAAAATatatactactccctccgtttcatattaaatgaggtactttcctttttagtatgttccaaaataaatgacacatttctaaatttggaaataattcaactttaaactcttttattttacccatttacccttaatgagaagcttttatagccacacaaatatcatgGCCCTGCAAACTTTTTACcctttaagcttttaagaccacaagttcctaaagtttttttcttcttcttaaactccgtgccgagtcaaactaccttgtttaatatgaaacggagggagtacttgTTATTTAAGATATATACATCTATTTTTTTCGAAATTACCGGGGGCCGAAGAC
This genomic stretch from Nicotiana sylvestris chromosome 9, ASM39365v2, whole genome shotgun sequence harbors:
- the LOC104244688 gene encoding probable F-box protein At4g22030, with protein sequence MKKQDVINGYTTITTSNRIEQQLSPSTKSNVNNSPDPVIIAKLYAIKEAIADRVEMHKNIGEQRSQWNNMLLTSINVITLAAATMTAIAATSTVVTGQVFGLKISSTLLYLAATVMLVVMNKLQPSQLAEEQRIAVRLFQNLLNQIDTTLSIGHPVTSDVQEAMDNILALDKAYPLPILGIMLDKFPSSVEPAVWWPQQRRIQVKKINQNINNWNGWNGKLEEEMREIMGILEKKDQEEYIRLGKKALKLNKILAICGPLITGLGAIGSAFVGSWAAVVGIVAGALATIVNTIQHGGQVGMVFEMYRNNAGFFKYMQENIEFNLMEKDVGRRENGEVFELKVALMLGRSLLEVRNLANASSWKGEQLDEFASKLF